Genomic segment of Corticium candelabrum chromosome 16, ooCorCand1.1, whole genome shotgun sequence:
ctggtctttgactggggtggcaaaggcctccgactgcgacaaagtccatcagccactgggggcCGGGTGGGACTTTgcgtgcccacaccacagttggcgttgcagttggtgctcctgcaagcacctggtcaggctccaggagattgcttagcatggcccatagctcctacttagtgcacaggaacccagccatccaACTGGAGGCATTACCATTtaacagcagctccttatccatttgccattgtgtgtgtgtgtgtgtgtgtgtgtgtgtgtgtgtgtgtgtgtgtgtgtgtgtgtgtgtgtgtgtgtgtgcgcgtccATGTATCTGTATGTAGAAAAGGATCTCCAAGAAATCTTTGATAAATGCGCAAATATGTTGTGAAATCCAGAAAAAGTAAACAATGTATTGTAAATGTACATCTTAGCACGGTGCTTCAATTTTCATCTTACCATCGATTAGCTTGCCATGAAACACGGCCATTCCACAAACTCTTCCTATAAACTTAAAGTATGACAAATGTTGCTCGTTGCACACACCGGAGTTGGGGTTGATCTGTAACGTGTAGTTATCACTGAAACAAATACTGACTCTGCAGACATTATCAGTCATATAAAGTACATCCATTCTAACCTCGCTGAGTATTCAAACAGACCATAATATGGGTTAAACATCTCTTTAGACAACAAGAAAAACCACTCCCTACAcccaatttaattaatctatagcttcagttgatattaactggTAGACCCACCTTGCTACTCCTCCATAGTCGAGTCCTTTCTCGCCAACAAATTCGACCCATAGCCGAGTCTTTAGATGATGTTTCTTTGCTGGTGGTAAAGTCATGATGCAGTTATATGAGTCCTCAAAGATAAAGTTTCTTCTCACGCGAATATCAATTTTATTAGGAGACGAAGGTTGCTAGGAAAGCATACAGAAATTTAAAGAAAAGGTCTACGTAATGGTTGTTCATAAATCTGACTGCcgacctgcctgtctgtctgcattgcatgcatgcttgtctAATATTGCAACTCAATCTTCATTATACCAATGTGTGAAACACTAGGTACAATGGCCTGtgccagtcacgtgatgtaatACCTGCTAAGCAACCgcataacacgtgaccaaataaatgtCCCATATGTTTACTTTATGcagagggtttgcactgtagtgcttcttcattacttTAAGTATAACAATGAAGCAATGCACATAGCATACCGTTTTCTTCATTTGTGACTTCAAATAGTCGTACTTCTGCTTGTACCCTCTTGAATATTCTACGGCCTAGACAAACAATCCAGAAAATATCGAGACCAAGCATCACAAATCACCATCAGCAATGACACTACTCCAAAGACTTCCATCACAATGTTGTCCAATGTACACATGAAAACGATGTTGTTAGTGTTACACTACAAGAGAGCTAttgcgtgcgcacacacgcacacacacacacacacacacacacacacacacacagtgacacacacacacacacacacacacacacacacacacacacacacacacacacacagtgacacacacacacacacacacacacacagtgacacacacacacacacacacacacacacacacacacacacacacacacacacacacacacacacacacacactacataaTGTAAATGTCAAAGCAGGAACATCTTCACATGCATGTGTCTTATAACTAACCAAAGTACCTTTGCTTGCTTGACTTTGGTCACAAGACGAGGATCCTCCCATTGAGTTGAATGTGTGTCTTAAATATTGAACACAATTAGAATACGTATTATGGCATTGAAGAATAAACTGACTGTGGTCAATGAAGAAATAACGTCCTTTACTTTCATTTCTTCGAATCTCCCAACCAGCCTATAAACAATAGATTATTACAAAGAGCAATGAAGACACGTCAATGAAAGAAGGAAAGACATCCACaatcatgcatgtacacacacgtacacacacacacgcacgcgtgcgcgcacacacacacacacacacactcacacacacatgcacacacacatagacatacaaacacacatgcacgcacacatagacatacaaacacacagacacagacacagacacacagacacagacacagacacacacacacacacacacacacacacacacacaaacacacagacagacagacagacaagcacacacacacacacacacacacacacacacacacacacacacacagcaaaacagtcaaacaataaaaaaattCGTACAAACAGCATACCGGCAATGGTCCTAAAGATGAATCAAACGGGTCCTTTCCTACTGCTTCATGCATCTGCTCGTCTTTAGAAGACTGCCGTTTCTCAGTGCTTGCGTTAGGCCTAACAAGCATCTTCCTTTTCCTTGGATCATcctaacaaacaacacaaattccAAACTGGAAGTCAAAAGACACAAAAGGAAATCTAATACCCAAGTTGTTGTTCTAGTGTTGTGATTAATAAAAAAGGCTCTCCCATGAGCTGAGGTTTTCATCTCCCAACCTTCTGGTAACGGCTGGTCTTCAACattctacaaaacaaaaaagtgtcaacacaaacaatgacacacaaacatacaacaatcTTTCAACTCTATTCAATCAATAAGCATTATATGAAATTTCTAGAATATTTCAGAAAAGAAGTAGCACAAATTGCTATTGTAACACCAATTAATCCAAATTTAAAGCTATGAGTATTTGAAAAACAAAagtttagtgttttgtgttcATTTTTACTATGTTctaaaatgaaaattgaaaatagtaGGCTTCCCATTGGGTAATGTATAGGCACCTTGTCGGTTTTTTCTTGGCACCTCTGTACCATATTTGCACACATTTGGTGCACTCTAGGTGACATATTGACATACAAACCGCTCAAATAACAGTAACAAAGGGGTGAAGATCTACAGAATTTTCTAGGGAAGTACGCCTAACACAGCCTACCTGCACTTGCTCTAAGCACTACCTCGATCAGCTTTTTGTAGCACAAATTCCTCAACACAATGCCTACACAAAAGTGATAATTGAACTGTATAGCAGACCATTCAGATAAACGTTAAACTGATGTAGCTAATTAGTATATCTGCCGCACAAAACAGCATGGAAAGAGTTCTTGTTCAATTGATCCATGGTCTTGTCTTCCTCGGTCGTgtagacatgcatgtacatctactGTATACTGAGTGCAAATTCCAGCCAACACTTCTCTAGACACCTAACTTTGGAGATTTAACATAATTACAAGACTCTAGGTGTTACTGGCAACACTGCAGCACCGCCCTAATGAAGTAAACTAAATTAGCAATTACCGCAAGACGCCATTCACGTGGTCCCAGATGTGAAtcaatttttcattttcaattgcaaacaaaaatggTTCCTGACAACGTgaattcaatatttaattcttgctttttcatttaatttaaGAAATTGATTTAGCAGTTACTGCAAACCATTTTATTAAAAAATCCAATTTTCCAaaccaaaattgaaaattgaatggacGTTTCATACACTGAATTAACTTTGTAACGGTCTACATTGCATGTTCATGCTATTTCAGTACAAGCTGTAATGTCATGGTTATGATAAGTCTAAGCACAAATTTTACAAACTCCATTGCTAACGTGTATCAAAAAGGATAACTGACAAACAGCTGATAATCAGTGCAGCAGAAGTCTAATGCAAACATTTAAAAATGAAtgacgtgtctgtctgtctgtctgtctgtctgtctagctgtctgtctgtctgtctgtctgtccacccatccgtctgtctgtctatccgtctagctgtttgtctgtccctctgtctgtctgtctatctgtctgtcgatctgtccatctgtctgtttgttgttttgatcTACAAGCTCATTTATCTAGCCATCCATTCATCCACAAGTCATTCATTTGcgacacattaattaatcttacTTCAATGGTATGAGAAGGCATTTCTATATTTGTATTCGAAGTGCTGTCTTCATGGGTCTCACTAGATTCTTCAAGATCACTGACAACAACATGACTAGACTCAGTGTCTTCACTGATATGCCTTCGTAGCACACGCAAGAAATCTTCACGTTGTCTTCTCTGAAATTCGCCAATGGAATGACGTTGAGACCTGCATACAAttaaaaaatgtaaaaatgcTTTCATTTGAAGATGTGCAGcaagcatacaaacagactaaaactgacagacagacaggaaggcagactcacacacaaacagacagacagacagacagtacaacttcagcgttgcaatgcctcggtgttagCTAGAaggatgatcagagtaacatatggacagaaagctggccagagtctagatgttgttcaactttcaattcagtaaactaaattttggtttgtaggctccgtaggggagctttctaatgctacttgttatttgtgtaattgtaattgtagttgtgacacttgttgttcattagctgttgctttagtttcacctgttttaatacataaaaatatatgaaaatttgacagacagacatacagacaaacagacagacagacagacaaacagacagacagacaacagacagacagacagagaggcaaacagacaaacatttgtgttagtgttaggttgctcatgatgtaaacatttgatttaaatggaaaatatatgtattgacaaacagacagacagacagacagacagacagacacattttgggagatgggggcaagaagcagaaagatatTTGAATACTCTTGCGCCCACAGCAAGGGGCTGTGAAGGGAAGAAAAAACCATTCTGAGTGTGTCTGCTACTGGAGGAAACACATAGCTGTAATCGTGCAGAAAGCTAATGCTGGAGTGATAATAGGAAAATTAAAGAGAATAACAGGAGGTCGGGGAGATGGGGTCATGGGTGAAGAGTTGAATGTACAATGTAGTGTGCACTAGCTAGTTACTTACATACAATTTAGATGCAGTTTATGGTACTTAATTAAGACTCTTTGCGTTTGATGTAAATGCATAGGTGGTTTTAGTCTTTTTAAGTTTGAGGCAGAGACAAGGATTAGTGAatatttagtgttgtaattgtgcttagaatgtattgaaatacatgaagacagacagacagacaggctagccaagaagtcacATGATGAACTTGGTTGACCTATtgctgctgagtttctggacatctggagaaagagactctcaactcaacttcagaagtgcaacgcaaaggtcatcatgagaaaaatctcagctctgacaaatgacattgactgtatggtagattgctctacccagtttttcagccactaagttggctccgggtagtctgcattgttctcttttaagtgttacatgtttgcttgttttttaaatctagtcctagtaaactctcgtagttacagaactttatatagttaccttgctagcttgaattatagatgtatgtttgaaataaatgttatttgacaaacagacagacacagacagacagacagacagacaaacagacagacagacataccaaTGAACCAAAGGCACAAGACAACAAAGCAAACCGATAAAACACAGATGAACGACAAACCGACAAGCAGATAAAACAGTCAGATAGCTAAAAAGGCAAACAAAgtgagagacaaacaaagaaacaacaaagagacaaacagagaaacaaacagatagacaaacaaacaatcaaacaatctACCAAGAAAACAATTCGATCAACACCCAATCAACAGACCAACCAAAACCGAACatcacacaacagcaacaaaacaaatcTCACGGCAACGGCCTTTGCCATTGCGTTGTCCGAGTACTATGATCAATATAAAACCTTCGCCCATTAGCATCCTACACAACAATGCCACTCAACTCTTCATAAGTCCTGAACAAGACAACAAAGCCCACTTACTACTCTCTCTTCCCAACCTTGCGGTAAAGGCTGCTCATCTGCACTCGTCAGAGACACCGTATCTAAGTCTATAACTTCCCAGTTAGCCTACAACATAGTATACCATTCATTCGCAATGCAATTGTATCACGCATCTGCATGAAACGTACACGCCTCAGGTTGTCTAAATCTGCAGTCAAGTTTTCAACAGCTGCAATACAAACATCACAATCGTTGCATTTACCTGacatactaacacacaaacagcacaaagAGTTGTCATCGCACATTAAACAGGGGACAGTCACTGGTTGTCCacaatttcaatttcaaaaCAGAGCACTCGAGGAATGCATACCTCTGTcacagttttaattaaataatttattccTGTCTTTGGTTTCTTTTTTGGATGTCCCAAATGGGGATTAGATCTCCCCAATATCTCAATTCGTCTGGTGGAAATGACAGATGACAAATTTCTCTGCATCTACCGTGCAGAAACATGCATGCCACATTCTGCAATAACCAccatgaaaacatgaaaaacaGGCGCGAGAGAGGTAGAGTTAATCGACAAAATCTATGAGCTCTCAAAATGCTCTGAGACACAACATTTTCACTTTTATATGGACGTTATTGGCATTGTCAAGTAAAATCTAGAGTGACTCTGATCGCTCCATCAAGAAAGAAATATTATAAACACAAGTACACCCTTCAAGAGAAACTGGCACCTAATGTCACCATCTAGGACGGGGCAACAGTCACTTCCGGTTAAACTTCCATAAACATCCGTCCATATCGTTTGGAGTTTTGTTGTcaacaaaacatacatacaaagaaacaaaccaAAGTACAACATATCCTCCATGGCAGAAATAGACATAAACTAATTACAATAATATCAAGTACACTCAAACCACCCTAATCTGGACCTCTGAGATCCGGCCACCTCTGTAGACTGGACACCTTTACCAGCACTTTGTAGGTAATTGCAATCGTAGGGTAAGCAATTGGGAGTAGAAACTCCCTGCCTAAACACCTACATTCCGTAGCTGTCTTCACATGCCAGTACGTAGAAGTTACTGCTACGTATGACttcaaagaaaagaaagtGCACCTGAGTCAGACTCTAAACAAAGCTCATAAtcataggtgtgtgtgtgtgtgtgtgtgtgtgtgtgtgtgtgtgtgtgtgtgtgtgtgtgtgtgtgtgtgtgtgtgaaagagaGTCTACAGTAGCAGTTTAAAGTAAACTACGCCTACTGCACGTAAAACTGGAATACCAGACCTTTACATTAAAACggtctgggattccaaggCTAACTCACTTTACCTTTTCTATCTCCGTACATTTCTGGTATCTGGACAGCAACTGGTCCCAGGAGTTAGTGTACCCACATGATCTTAGTAATACCTTACGGTATAACATTTGCCTCAACACAAATACTCACAAAATGTAAACCTCCAATACACCTCAACGTTGAAATAAACACCAACAGTACACACCACATAGAAGAATTTACTAAACCAGCAATATATTGAGGCTCCTCTTATGCCAAGAAATGTTAATGTCACAACTTCCTTAACTCATAGCTTAAACTCATAATGCTTTTTTGTTATTGAAAGCTAAGTGACCTGCAAGGAGTGGTATACTAACGGGGTTCTATTTGccccaaatctctgtggctggctgactatctATGTGTACGCCAAAAAATGACAATATATGGGTTTCACACTTCAGGAgtgtatggtatgcaagcgagCAATCAATCACAATGCATTCTTCTCTTTGTGGTAACGAGGGACAATGGCTGAGCCTCAGCCCATCACTACGCGCTGTTCGACATGAAAGAAAATCTAgccagaaagacgtcaatttttgatcagaaacaacagaaacgttgcATTTCAAGAAAAAATCTACGAGCATCCAATCTTACTGCCATAACATGCATAAACGTGAAGAGTAGCAGGGTTCTAGCCAAGACCGTCTTTACCATCATTTTGACGGTTAGGAGCGTTCCTAGACGGATCAGGAGGTTCCAACGGTCATTGCATGTTCTAATGAGGAGAAGTGAGGTGGAGTGTTGTTTGCTGCTTACAACAGGTTTACATAGGAATGCGACAGATGTCACTATAGAAACAGTGTAACAGTTGGAGTATGGGTTAGGTTGCATGTATAAATACATTGCACTTAGTCTACATTCTATGTGAAAAGCACTTGAGGGCGAGTGTTGGTATGTAATCTTATCTACACTAAATGGGTGAGCCTTCCCATCAGTCACCACTAAATATCCAATTAATTCTAAgtttgtttacttaattaatcctCCATCATGAATTTTTAGCAAATTATCTCTCTACTAGAGAGACTACAGCGAGGTGATTTAAGTAAAGACGTATACAGAAATCTCCCTGACAAGAAGTTCCATCCTACAAAGCAGGAAATTGACCAGGAAGTGAGGAGCATCACCTAGAGTTGCGTATTTGTACAGAGTACTTATGGGCGTGGCCACTAAAGTATTTGTGGCCTTGGtttttattattatactaAAACTGGTAACGATTGGTGCAAAGTCCTGGCTACTGTAGAACCCTGAAGTAGTGTGCGCGCATCGCCAACTAAACGAATCGACTGGTGGGGTGGGAGCACCCAGCCGGCGGCATGCTGGAACCACCCTTGCTGGCGTTGCCaacaggagttgagacaaattcaTAGGGACGGTAGCATTCTCTTCTATCCTGTCTAGGATCGGTGGAAGGAGCATGCAGTCGGCAGCTGGTGTTCAGGTACAAGCTGGTTGGGGGAAAGGTAAATTTGGTCCACCTagaagctactcccaatgagTATACGCTTCTACTGCCGTAGGtttcatttgaagcgacgCTTGATGGAAGTTCACGTATTAGTAGCTAATTAACTAATCAGTTGTCTAGCAAAAAATAACCAAAAATAGACATTCAATCACGATTGCCAACTAATTGATATTCCAAAATCATTTGCAGTATACTAACACTACACAGTTGCATAAGCATGACACTATTAGCTACACATGATGTAGAATAGCTACAGTTGAATGTCAGTTAATGTGTCAGTTAATTAACCAAACGCAGAGTGCCTCAGACGCCCTCTAAAGCACACACTGTAAATCGTTATGTGTATGTGCAACAAGGTGTAATGTGTATGGGGGGTAAGAGGCTAACGCATGCGCAGTCCAGGGACACCTGTTATGTGCCAGATAGTTACTGCCAGTTATCCAAAATATTGAGTTATAAACAGGGTCGGCTCCCAAAGTGTTCGGATGACTGACATCTGACTGTACTTTGTAGGGTATATGCATTTGGTGTATTTATGAGAATACCTTGCTGAGCTGGTTGTCCGTTGGCTCTAGTTTCTGTATTTCCTGGAAATGACAGCTTGACAACAAGTTGTCCTTTAACACGTGAACGAGCACTACAAATGACATATCACACTCATTGATTATTAAAGTAGAATGTAACTGATTTAGTAGGTAAacacggtgtgtgtgtgtgtgtgtgtgtgtgtgtgtgtgtgtgtgtgtgtgtgtgtgtgtgtgtgtgtgtgtgtgtgtgtgtgtgtgtgtgtgtgtgtgtgtgtgtgttgctacaAAGTCGCAATTCAGCACAGTATCTGTAAGCAACTGTGGTCACTTTGGCTCTAAAGAGCAGTTTACTAAATTGtggttttagttttctggtcAGCTTACTGCATCCATACATGTTGTTTGGCATGTTGTAGTCTTACACCTGTCAACATATAACACGTACTAGAGGAGAGAGTGGAATCAGTTCTGCACACGCTCATTTCACTATAATCCATTCTATTGTGCAGGTCTCTTTATGGCAttgtgttttgtctttgtctattcTTTTCTTCAAGTCCAACGGCGATGGGCAAGTGGTGACGGGGGCAGTTGTAGAATGACAATGGAAGCTTCTAGCTACAATCCTGCACATTAGCAGCTTAGGTGCGATGGCCGTTCTGTTGCTGAAATAGAGTAACAGCACAGTTCGTGTCCTACCTGAGCATCAGAGTAGCCTTATTCAGGGATAGCACTGCTCTCTCCTATAGGAGAAGGGGAGAGTAACGGATCCCTAAAGAAAGCTTACTCTGTTTAAACCTTGCTGGCTTACCGCGGTCAACGGGCATTCAATTTTGCGGTCAAAAGAAAGAGAAACTGAAAGACTAAAGTTGACGTTTGCAATGTTTTGAAGAAACGCAACATGCCTGAAATTGAGGATTTGCTACTTCAAGCTCAACTTCTATGGTGCGGCCATCTTGTTTGAATGAAGGATGATAGAATCTCAAAGGCAGTGATTTATGGTCAGCCAAAGGAAGGTTCTAGAACAGCAGGAGGTCAAAATTGCACTCAAAAGACACACTaaaatccaatttgaaatcttgcAGTATTGATGTATCCAACTGGGAATGCTATACGTCAGACAGATCTCTGTGGACATCTTATTGCAAAAAGTCCTTAGAACATTTTGAAGACCAACGTTTGAAAGTACTCCAACAAAAAAGGCAGGAACGGAAGACTGCAGTATTCTCTAAGAGTGGCAACTTCATTTGCGATGTTCGTAGCCGCTCCTGCACAGCATGCATTGGTCTttggaaacacagacagagtCATAAATGAGCTTTGTCGTGTCGAACACTCACTCACtccacttgtgtgtgtgtgtgtgtgtgtgtgtgtgtgtgtgtgtgtgtgtgtgtgtgtgtgtgtgtgtgtgcgtgcgtgtttgtgtgtgtgtgtgtgtgtgtgtgtgtgtgtgtgtgtgtgtgtgtgtgtgtgtgtgtgtgtgtgtgtgtgtaattcagaccttctttgcagaagtttCAACGACTGCTCCGGAACATTCGCTCCACCGCCATCCAACTCATTCTGTTCATATTCCATCATCATCAAAAAACCTCTACCTCGCTGTCTAAAACCAATATCTACCTGGATACCAGCACCACTCAAAGGAATCTCAACTTTACCAAGAAAATCATCGCGAGTctaaacagaaagacacaagACAAAAACTTTGAATATCCACAGAACATGACAACTGCATGTGAAAGCACACTAAGACTCCTACCAGTCTGTTCTCATCAAATACTTCAAACAGAAGAGAATTCTTCGACTCATCAACCTACAACCAGAGGTCATACACACCATGTCAACCAATCTCCAACCTCAACTGCAGACCCTCAACATAAATTCCTGGTTCCACATTGGGTTGAGCGTCTGTCGACACAGTAACGTAAATAAAACGAATATACAGAACAGTGTACGCCGCTCGGTGGCAGCTACGCCTCGCCTTCTTTCTTGTTTCCGTTTTAAATGTACAGATTTGTCCCATGTGTCTGGACGAAGTGCGCATTAGGCGCACTGAAACGTACGGGTCACTACAGGCACAATGAGTTGTCATTGAACGAGAAGTCATACGAAAATCAACAGGGCTAACCAGTAATTCACTTTTTGGGATATAAGAAGCGACTTACCTTGCTCCAAAGATGTCTTTCTTTGCCAGTCCAACGCCTTGCAAAATCTGCAGTCGGAGAAGCCGCGAATTAGGCTCGCTCGCCTGTAAGTAAATACGTCGTCGTCTCGTGtgcaacagacaacaatacGACTTTGTAGTTCTTACTGGGAGACCTAAAACTTGCGATGTCATTTTCCCGAGATGTCAATATCAATGTCTGTCACATGACCtgtttgatgacgtcacatattaTGAATAACAAAGTTCACCATAAAGTTGGAAATTGTAAagtctactgtactgtagactGTATCTTCGCAATTTTTTTTCTCGCGCATCAGCAGTGTGAAAATCCGAGGCTACACTTTAATA
This window contains:
- the LOC134192697 gene encoding E3 ubiquitin-protein ligase NEDD4-like, which codes for MTSQVLGLPASEPNSRLLRLQILQGVGLAKKDIFGASDPYVSVRLMRTSSRHMGQICTFKTETRKKTLNPMWNQEFMLRVDESKNSLLFEVFDENRLTRDDFLGKVEIPLSGAGIQNELDGGGANVPEQSLKLLQRSARSRVKGQLVVKLSFPGNTETRANGQPAQQAVENLTADLDNLRRANWEVIDLDTVSLTSADEQPLPQGWEERVDANGRRFYIDHSTRTTQWQRPLPSQRHSIGEFQRRQREDFLRVLRRHISEDTESSHVVVSDLEESSETHEDSTSNTNIEMPSHTIENVEDQPLPEGWEMKTSAHGRAFFINHNTRTTTWDDPRKRKMLVRPNASTEKRQSSKDEQMHEAVGKDPFDSSLGPLPAGWEIRRNESKGRYFFIDHNTHSTQWEDPRLVTKVKQAKAVEYSRGYKQKYDYLKSQMKKTQPSSPNKIDIRVRRNFIFEDSYNCIMTLPPAKKHHLKTRLWVEFVGEKGLDYGGVAREWFFLLSKEMFNPYYGLFEYSASDNYTLQINPNSGVCNEQHLSYFKFIGRVCGMAVFHGKLIDAFFVRPFYKMMLKKKISLADMESVDSEYYNSLKWILENDPSCLDLTFCVEEELFGEVKQRELIPRGQLIPVTETNKRQYVNLVIEWRFSKRVEKQMNAFLEGFHELVSFELLKIFDEREIEYLLCGLGEFDMDDWRKNTVYRNGYSDKHPIIVWYWKAVDSFDAELQHRLLQFVTGTSRVPMNGFSELYGSNGPQKFCIERTGSPDSLPRAHTCFNRLDLPEYHSYHVLRERLRLAVENCEGFEGVD